A genomic window from Caloramator mitchellensis includes:
- a CDS encoding ABC transporter substrate-binding protein, with the protein MKKIFAVILSAILIMSIFAGCAKQTQETNAENQKRVVNTVKGDVEIPSNPKRIVDISGSSEILLILGFTPVATANTDPYKPTELATYLKDKLGSSKIVGFYMSDTMDVEGIIQTEPDLIIMSQRQEKIYNQLKDIAPVVMLKEYDNDWRGKMTDVAKLLGKEDVANKWLEEYDKKAQDIANEIKSKKGEQSYLTVLASAGQFYVFSDAGIGAMIYNDMKLNKPANLPKQEGISLPVVTLEGLSQIDSDNLIVIATEADKASLESSSVFKNIRAVKEGNVTFLDSTPYFGQGYEPIGKELLLDLLKEELIK; encoded by the coding sequence ATGAAAAAAATATTTGCAGTAATATTATCAGCAATACTAATTATGAGCATTTTTGCAGGTTGTGCAAAACAGACTCAAGAGACAAACGCAGAAAATCAAAAAAGAGTTGTTAATACAGTTAAAGGTGATGTTGAAATACCATCCAATCCAAAGCGTATAGTTGATATATCCGGCTCAAGCGAAATACTTTTGATACTTGGATTCACTCCTGTAGCTACAGCAAATACTGACCCATACAAACCGACCGAGCTTGCTACATACTTGAAGGATAAGTTAGGCAGTTCAAAAATCGTAGGTTTTTACATGTCCGACACCATGGATGTTGAGGGTATAATTCAAACTGAACCAGACCTAATAATAATGAGCCAAAGACAAGAAAAGATATATAATCAGTTGAAGGATATTGCACCGGTTGTTATGCTAAAGGAATATGACAACGACTGGAGAGGCAAAATGACCGATGTTGCAAAATTACTCGGAAAAGAAGACGTTGCAAACAAATGGCTTGAGGAATACGATAAAAAGGCACAGGATATAGCAAATGAAATAAAATCAAAAAAGGGCGAACAATCATATTTAACAGTTTTGGCAAGTGCAGGACAGTTCTATGTTTTCAGCGACGCTGGAATTGGTGCGATGATATACAACGATATGAAGCTTAATAAGCCTGCAAACCTACCAAAGCAAGAAGGAATAAGCCTTCCGGTTGTTACATTAGAAGGCTTGTCACAAATTGACTCTGATAATCTAATCGTTATAGCAACAGAGGCTGACAAAGCAAGCCTTGAATCAAGTTCAGTGTTTAAAAACATAAGAGCTGTCAAAGAAGGCAATGTTACATTCCTAGATAGCACTCCATATTTTGGACAGGGTTATGAACCTATTGGAAAGGAATTATTGCTGGATTTATTAAAGGAAGAATTGATTAAATAA
- a CDS encoding UDP-N-acetylglucosamine 1-carboxyvinyltransferase, whose translation MDKLLIEGGKKLIGEVNISGAKNAAVAILPAALLADDGVCNIDNIPFIQDIKCLENILIDMGASLTSERDGHVRIDPNTLRTHVAHGESVRTMRASYYLLGALLGKYNKAEVEFPGGCSIGVRPIDQHIKGFEALGAKVNVEHGFIKVTAPNGLKGANIYLDVVSVGATINIMLAATKAEGLTVIENAAKEPHVVDVANFLNSMGANIKGAGTDIIKIHGVKHLRGSDYSVIPDQIEAGTYMVAAAITRGDVLIKNVIPYHLESMSAKLIEMGVNIEEYEDSIRVFCDKRPKAVNIKTLPYPGFPTDIQQPFTTLLSVSEGRSIVTESIWEGRFKHVDELKRMGANIKVEGKIAVIDGIDRLSGAEVMATDLRAGAALVIAGLAAEGRTTVTHVRHIDRGYEKIEEKLRKLGASIIRISNR comes from the coding sequence ATGGATAAGTTGTTGATTGAAGGTGGAAAAAAGCTAATAGGAGAAGTTAATATAAGCGGTGCAAAAAACGCAGCTGTAGCAATATTACCAGCAGCACTGCTTGCTGATGATGGAGTTTGTAATATAGATAATATTCCTTTTATACAGGATATAAAATGCCTTGAAAACATATTGATTGATATGGGGGCATCTTTAACTTCTGAAAGAGATGGACATGTTAGAATAGACCCTAATACTTTAAGGACTCATGTTGCACATGGAGAGAGCGTAAGGACTATGAGGGCTTCATATTACCTTTTAGGTGCCCTTCTTGGAAAGTATAATAAAGCTGAAGTTGAATTTCCAGGCGGTTGTTCAATAGGTGTAAGACCAATTGACCAGCATATAAAGGGGTTTGAAGCATTAGGTGCCAAGGTTAATGTTGAGCACGGATTTATAAAGGTAACTGCTCCTAATGGATTAAAGGGAGCTAATATATATCTTGACGTTGTATCTGTTGGTGCAACTATTAATATAATGCTTGCAGCTACAAAGGCGGAAGGACTAACTGTAATTGAAAATGCAGCAAAAGAGCCCCATGTGGTTGATGTTGCAAACTTTTTGAATTCAATGGGAGCTAATATAAAGGGTGCTGGAACTGACATTATAAAGATTCATGGCGTTAAACATCTCAGAGGCTCCGATTATTCAGTTATACCAGACCAGATAGAGGCAGGAACGTATATGGTAGCTGCTGCAATAACAAGAGGGGATGTGCTGATTAAAAATGTAATACCATATCACCTTGAATCAATGAGTGCAAAGCTAATCGAAATGGGAGTAAATATCGAGGAATATGAGGACTCAATAAGAGTATTTTGTGATAAAAGACCAAAGGCTGTCAATATAAAAACTCTTCCATATCCAGGCTTTCCAACGGATATTCAACAACCATTTACAACGCTTTTATCCGTTTCAGAAGGAAGAAGTATTGTTACAGAGAGCATCTGGGAAGGAAGATTTAAACACGTTGATGAGCTTAAGAGGATGGGTGCAAATATAAAGGTCGAAGGAAAAATAGCAGTAATAGACGGAATAGATAGACTATCGGGTGCAGAAGTTATGGCAACAGATTTAAGAGCTGGCGCAGCATTAGTTATCGCCGGCCTTGCTGCAGAGGGAAGAACAACAGTAACCCATGTAAGACACATAGATAGAGGATACGAAAAAATCGAAGAAAAGCTTAGAAAATTAGGCGCAAGCATCATAAGAATAAGCAATAGATAG
- a CDS encoding cache domain-containing protein, translating into MKLDKLKYMSFLIIISIFLQVYYTKLISDNFYRQVEKQRQIELKQKVDMAYNTILPIIEQKRQGKISKEDAIKEITTIVRRMTYRDEYSNNYIFMSDYNGTYLVQPFEPSKEGTNQWNYQDIKGKYVIRELVKAAKEHPEGSFVSYYLYPPNSQNYEQKLSYVRGIPEIEAYIGTGMYIQTTFKMMFQLLNKMKISLVLILIFSFSLFMIYIYRLRVDNKMLSEEIERRKVVEAELVEEKKETELKNIYLNALFENSPDAIAEFDENGLIVNVNKIFEDLFKYKKDECINKNLDYLIAKNNEEILSAEEIFRKGYLVIEGQRYNKYNKPIDVIARGLTIKIDGKIVGGYAIYTDITKQKKYEKKLEYMSFHDALTGLYNSRYFYDKIINGLDIKDSVSILMADVNGLKLVNDTMGHFYGDKLLKSFTKILMISKRKEDLAFRIGGDEFVLVMPNTPKKEAERLVETLNKNIEKYNNNVKEKILMLSVALGLAEKANVNQRIQDIMKEADDNMYKKKLIEKASSKNQILNVLLAALGEKDYVTRGHTDRVKNICIAIAEKMNLNEIQKNNLILLSQMHDLGKVAIPDEILNKKEPLTKEEWEILKTHPERGYRIAISSPELAGIADYILKHHERWDGNGYPFGLKADEIPLECRILAIADAYDAMTSLRPYNKQKTPQQAIEEIKRCSGTQFDPQIADIFTKVISVA; encoded by the coding sequence ATGAAATTAGATAAATTAAAATACATGTCATTTTTAATAATTATATCTATATTTTTACAGGTATATTATACAAAGTTGATTTCGGATAATTTCTACAGACAGGTGGAAAAACAAAGACAGATAGAATTAAAACAAAAGGTCGATATGGCCTACAACACTATTTTACCTATAATAGAACAAAAAAGGCAAGGTAAAATATCAAAAGAAGATGCAATAAAAGAAATAACAACTATCGTTAGAAGAATGACATATAGAGATGAATATTCAAATAACTATATTTTTATGAGCGATTATAATGGAACATATCTTGTGCAACCATTTGAACCTTCTAAGGAGGGCACAAATCAGTGGAATTATCAGGATATTAAAGGGAAGTATGTTATAAGAGAACTTGTCAAAGCTGCTAAAGAACATCCAGAGGGTTCATTCGTTTCGTATTATTTATATCCACCCAATTCGCAAAATTACGAACAGAAACTATCATATGTTAGAGGAATACCGGAGATTGAGGCCTATATAGGCACAGGAATGTATATTCAAACTACATTTAAAATGATGTTTCAATTATTAAATAAAATGAAAATATCACTCGTATTGATATTAATTTTTTCATTTTCACTATTTATGATTTACATTTATAGACTAAGAGTGGATAATAAAATGCTAAGTGAAGAAATCGAGAGGAGAAAAGTGGTCGAAGCGGAATTAGTAGAAGAAAAGAAAGAGACAGAATTAAAAAATATATATTTGAATGCGTTATTTGAAAATTCACCTGATGCAATTGCCGAATTTGATGAAAATGGATTAATAGTAAATGTTAATAAAATCTTTGAGGATTTGTTTAAGTATAAAAAGGATGAATGTATAAACAAGAATTTAGATTATTTAATTGCAAAAAATAATGAGGAGATATTATCTGCAGAGGAAATCTTCAGAAAAGGTTATTTAGTTATCGAAGGACAAAGATACAATAAATATAATAAACCTATAGATGTAATAGCTAGAGGACTGACTATTAAGATAGATGGCAAAATAGTTGGAGGGTATGCAATATATACAGATATAACAAAGCAGAAAAAATATGAAAAAAAATTAGAATATATGAGTTTTCACGATGCTTTAACTGGTCTATACAATAGCAGATATTTTTACGACAAAATAATTAATGGACTTGATATTAAAGATTCAGTTAGTATTCTCATGGCAGATGTTAACGGATTAAAACTTGTTAACGATACTATGGGTCATTTCTACGGTGATAAATTGCTAAAATCATTTACTAAAATATTAATGATATCTAAACGAAAAGAGGATTTAGCGTTTAGAATAGGTGGTGACGAATTCGTCCTTGTTATGCCTAATACGCCTAAAAAAGAAGCAGAAAGGTTAGTTGAAACATTAAATAAAAATATAGAAAAATACAATAATAATGTTAAGGAAAAAATATTAATGCTAAGCGTTGCACTTGGTCTTGCAGAAAAAGCAAATGTAAATCAAAGGATACAAGACATAATGAAGGAAGCCGACGATAATATGTATAAGAAAAAATTAATTGAAAAAGCAAGTTCAAAAAATCAAATTTTAAATGTATTGCTTGCTGCACTTGGTGAAAAGGATTACGTAACTAGAGGACATACTGATAGGGTAAAAAACATATGTATTGCAATTGCAGAAAAGATGAACTTAAATGAAATACAGAAAAACAACCTAATACTTTTATCACAGATGCATGACTTAGGAAAGGTTGCGATTCCAGATGAAATACTAAACAAAAAAGAGCCCCTTACAAAAGAAGAGTGGGAAATACTTAAAACTCACCCGGAAAGGGGATATAGAATAGCAATATCCTCTCCAGAACTTGCTGGTATTGCAGATTATATTTTAAAGCATCACGAAAGATGGGATGGAAATGGCTATCCGTTTGGATTAAAAGCTGATGAAATACCTCTTGAATGCAGAATACTTGCAATTGCTGATGCCTATGATGCAATGACAAGCCTAAGGCCGTATAATAAGCAAAAGACTCCGCAACAAGCAATTGAAGAAATAAAAAGATGCTCAGGGACTCAATTTGACCCACAAATAGCAGATATATTTACTAAAGTTATTAGTGTTGCTTGA
- a CDS encoding NAD(P)-dependent malic enzyme codes for MSIYEEALKFHERVKGKIEVISRVEVDNSYDLSLAYTPGVAQPCIEIQKNPNLAYTYTRKWNTIAVISDGTAVLGLGDIGPLASLPVMEGKCVLFKKFADVDAFPIVIDSKNIDEIVDTISKISLGFGGINLEDISAPRCFEIEKRLKEKLDIPVFHDDQHGTAIVVLAGLINALKIVKKDLEGLKIVINGAGAAGTSIAKLLLSYGAKNVIMCDKHGALSTDQNLDEAKMELAKITNPNNEKGKLIDVIKNADVFIGVSAPNVLTSEMVKNMSNDSIVFAMANPTPEIFPEDAKKGGARIVGTGRSDYPNQINNVLAFPGIFRGALDARASEINEDMKIAAAMAIANSIKEDELTEENIIPKPFDLKVQREVSRAVFEAAIKSKVARIK; via the coding sequence ATGTCAATTTATGAAGAAGCGTTAAAATTTCACGAAAGAGTAAAGGGGAAAATCGAAGTAATTTCAAGGGTAGAAGTAGATAATTCATATGATTTATCCCTTGCATACACACCTGGGGTAGCACAGCCTTGTATAGAAATTCAAAAAAATCCCAATCTTGCATACACATATACCCGAAAATGGAACACCATAGCCGTGATATCTGACGGGACTGCAGTATTAGGACTTGGAGATATTGGACCTTTGGCAAGCTTGCCTGTAATGGAGGGAAAATGCGTTCTGTTTAAGAAGTTTGCAGATGTTGACGCCTTTCCAATAGTTATAGATTCTAAGAACATAGATGAAATTGTTGATACTATTTCAAAAATCTCTCTTGGATTTGGCGGTATTAACCTTGAGGATATTTCGGCTCCAAGATGCTTTGAAATAGAAAAGAGGCTCAAGGAGAAGCTTGATATCCCTGTTTTTCATGATGACCAGCATGGAACTGCAATAGTTGTATTAGCAGGCCTTATAAATGCACTTAAGATAGTTAAAAAAGATTTAGAAGGTTTAAAAATAGTTATAAACGGCGCTGGTGCAGCTGGCACTTCTATTGCTAAACTTCTATTATCCTATGGAGCTAAAAATGTAATAATGTGCGATAAACACGGTGCCCTTTCAACTGACCAAAATCTTGATGAGGCAAAAATGGAGCTTGCAAAGATTACAAATCCAAATAACGAAAAGGGTAAGCTTATAGATGTCATAAAAAATGCAGATGTTTTTATAGGGGTTTCTGCTCCTAATGTATTAACATCTGAAATGGTAAAAAACATGAGTAATGATTCGATTGTATTTGCTATGGCAAACCCAACGCCTGAAATTTTTCCTGAAGATGCAAAAAAAGGCGGCGCAAGAATAGTTGGAACCGGGCGTTCCGATTATCCTAACCAAATAAACAATGTATTAGCATTTCCAGGAATATTTAGAGGTGCACTTGACGCAAGAGCAAGTGAAATTAACGAAGATATGAAAATAGCTGCAGCCATGGCGATTGCAAATTCAATTAAAGAAGATGAACTAACTGAAGAAAACATAATCCCTAAACCATTTGATTTGAAGGTTCAAAGAGAGGTTTCAAGAGCAGTCTTTGAAGCTGCTATAAAGAGTAAAGTTGCAAGAATAAAATAA